The Deinococcota bacterium region TCCACGGCGGCTACATGGTGGGCACGCACTACCACCTGAAGACCTTCTACGACTTAAGGGGTGACGACGTCTTCTGGTGCATGAGCGACATCGGCTGGGTGGTCGGCCACTCCTACATCACCTACGCGCCGCTTCTGGGCGCTATCACCACCCTCTTCCGCGAGGGCGCGCCCGACACGCCGCACCCCGGCGTCGCCTGGGAGATCGTCCAGAGCTACGGTGTGACGGCTCTGCTTACCGCGCCCACCGCGGTCCGCATGTGGATGCGCTTTGGCGAAGCGTATCCGGCCCGGCACGACCTGAGCCGCCTGCGCGTCCTGGCTGTTGCCGGCGAACCCCTCAACCCCGAGGCCTTCCGCTGGGCGCAGCGGCACCTCGCGGGCGACCACGGCTGGGTGATGGACAACTGGTGGCAGACCGAATTGGGCGGCCCGACGCTCGGTACCCTGGCCGTCCAGGCGTGCCGACCCGGCTTCGTAGGGCGTCCGCTGCCCGGCGTCGAGGCCGAGGTCGTCTCCGACACGGGCGAGGTCTTGCCGCCGGGACGGGGTGGGCTGCTGGCCCTCACCCGCCCCTTTCCGCACATGCTCCGCACCGTCTACGGCGACCCCGAGCGCTACGAGGCGGCCTGGCGCGAGCTGCCGGGTTTCTATCTCACCGGCGACGTGGCGGTCAGGGACGAGGAGGGGCGCTTCAGCGTCCTGGGCCGAGCCGACGACGTGCTCAAGGTGGCCGGCCACCGCATCGGCAGCGCCGACGTCGAGTCGGCTTTGGTCTCGCACGAGGCCGTCGCCGAAGCTGCCGTGGTGGGCAGGCCCGACGAGATCAAGGGCGAGGCGATCGTCGCCTTCGTGGTGCTTCGTCAGAGCTTTGCCGGAGGCGACCTCAGAGACAAGCTGATCCATCACGTCCGGGAGGTGCTCGGACCGGTTGCAACGCCCGCGGAGGTGAACTTTGTAGACAAGTTGCCCAAGACGCGCAGCGGCAAGATCATGCGCCGCCTGCTCAAGGCTCAGGAGCTGGGAGAGGATCCGGGGGACCTCTCGACCCTCGAGGACTAGACCTCCAGATAAAACGATAAAGGAGAAGTGGCATGAGCGATCAGGAGCGAGCGCAGGCGCAAAGGCACGCCGACCTCTACTGGAAGGCCAATATCAGGCTGATCACCGTCTTGCTGGTGATCTGGGGCGTGGTGTCGTTTCTTTTTGGGATCATCTTGGCGGAACCCCTCAACCAGCTCAGGATAGGCAACTTGCCCTTGGGCTTCTGGTTCGCCCAGCAGGGCTCGATCTACGTCTTCGTCGTGCTTATCTTCGTCTACGCCTGGCGGATGAACGCGCTCGACCGCGAATACGGCTTCGAGGAGTAGGGGATGAGCGTCGAAGTCTGGACCTGGAGCTTCATCATCTTGACCCTGATCATGTACGGCGTCATCGCCTGGCGCACCCACGTGACCGACATCAGCGGCTTCTACGTCGCCGGGCGCGGCGTGCCCGCGGTGGCCAACGGCATGGCCACCGCCGCCGACTGGATGAGCGCGGCCTCGTTTATCTCGATGGCCGGACTCATCGCCTTTTTGGGCTACGACGGCACCGTCTACCTGATGGGCTGGACCGGCGGCTACGTGCTCTTGGCGCTCCTCCTGGCGCCCTACCTGCGCAAGTACGGCAAGTACACCGTGCCCGACTTTATCGGCGACCGCTACTACTCGAACACCGCGCGCGCCGTCGCCGCCGTCGCCACGCTGTTTATCTCGCTCACCTACATCTCGGGCCAGATGCGCGGGGTGGGCATCGTCTTGAGCCGCTACTT contains the following coding sequences:
- a CDS encoding acetate--CoA ligase, which encodes MAESIEALLVERETVQPPLSVAEGARLQAYAAVWRRSVQDNEAFWAEQARGLWWDRPWERVLAFDGVHHRWFLGATTNITVNALDRHVAAGLGDKTAYIWLGEDGSERTISYRELLSLVGRLAGGLRSLGVGKGDRVVIYMPLTIEGVASMLACARLGAVHSVVYAGFAAGALRARIEDAGAKVVIAGDVGYRRGKAVDLKTIVDNAVAPLSFVEHVVMFRRQSQGPLGPRGVAFERLLEHPEAEAEMVDAEHPLFILYTSGTTGKPKGVVHVHGGYMVGTHYHLKTFYDLRGDDVFWCMSDIGWVVGHSYITYAPLLGAITTLFREGAPDTPHPGVAWEIVQSYGVTALLTAPTAVRMWMRFGEAYPARHDLSRLRVLAVAGEPLNPEAFRWAQRHLAGDHGWVMDNWWQTELGGPTLGTLAVQACRPGFVGRPLPGVEAEVVSDTGEVLPPGRGGLLALTRPFPHMLRTVYGDPERYEAAWRELPGFYLTGDVAVRDEEGRFSVLGRADDVLKVAGHRIGSADVESALVSHEAVAEAAVVGRPDEIKGEAIVAFVVLRQSFAGGDLRDKLIHHVREVLGPVATPAEVNFVDKLPKTRSGKIMRRLLKAQELGEDPGDLSTLED
- a CDS encoding DUF4212 domain-containing protein, translated to MSDQERAQAQRHADLYWKANIRLITVLLVIWGVVSFLFGIILAEPLNQLRIGNLPLGFWFAQQGSIYVFVVLIFVYAWRMNALDREYGFEE